The Ralstonia insidiosa region CAGGTTCACGCGCCCCGCCACGCTCTTGGTCGGCCCGCACGGGTTGAGCCCGGCGGAAAAAATCGGGAACGTGCCGTGCGCCAGCTCGTGCGAATCGCGCACCGCCCCGTCGATCACAAACCCGGCGATGCCCGTGGCATGGGCCTGCGTGGCCATGATCTCGCCGATGAGCGCGCAGCTCTGGTCGCCCTTGCCATCCACCACGATCACATCGCCGGGCTTGGCGACGGCCAGGGCGGCGTGGATGGCAAGGTTGTCGCCGGGGCGGACTTCGACTGTCACGGCCGGCCCGGCCACCTTCATCGTCGGTGCGAGCGGTTTGACGCGGCTGTTCAACGTGCCGCGGCGGCCCGCCACGTCGGCCAGGATGGCGGCCTGGAAGCGGGCAGCCGCCTCCACAAGGTGGGGGGAAACGCGCTCGATGTCGCGAACGATGGTGGAAGTGGTATGCGAAGGGGTACTCATGAAAAGCTTGCCTCTGTCTTTAGCGTTGTACTATGTACAACAGTGGTGTACTCAGTGAAATCACTATAGCCACGGCAAGCGAGACGATCCACTAGCGTTTACCCGTCCGCCCTATACAACTGTGTTGTACACAGTACAATCATCCTGTTCATCAGTTCAGGGAGTTGGGAATGGGAAACGACGGCGTCGCCGCAGTGGAAAAGGCGCTGGCCTTGCTGGATTGCTTCAAGCCGGGGGCGGAAGCGCTAACACTGGCGGCCCTGGCGCAAGCCTCGGGCATGCACAAGACCACGGTGTACCGGCTGATGAACTCGCTGGAGCGCATGAGCTATGTCATTCGCTCGGAGTCTGGCGCGTATTCGCTCGGGCCGCGCCTGCTGTATCTGGGCAAGCTCTATGAGCAGTCCTTCCACCTGTCGTCGGTGGTTGAACCGGTGCTGCATGCGCTGGCGGCGGCCACACGGGAGAGCGCATCGTACTACGTCATCGATCACGGCCGGCGGCTGTGCCTGTTCCGCGCGGAGCCATCGGAGGGCCTGCGCGAGACGCGCCTGCCCGGTACCTCGTTGCCGTTGGACGACACGGCCATCAGCCACGTGCTCCGCTACTGGGGCCTGGGCGAAGCGCTGTATGACGAAGCGCCCGCGCTGCCGCTCTTCACCTCGGGCGCGCGCGACCAGCACACGGCGGCGTTTGCTACGCCCGTCTTCGGCTCCGGCGACAAGTTCATGGCGGCGCTGACGCTGTCTGGCGCGGCCTCCCGGCTCGAA contains the following coding sequences:
- a CDS encoding RraA family protein — encoded protein: MSTPSHTTSTIVRDIERVSPHLVEAAARFQAAILADVAGRRGTLNSRVKPLAPTMKVAGPAVTVEVRPGDNLAIHAALAVAKPGDVIVVDGKGDQSCALIGEIMATQAHATGIAGFVIDGAVRDSHELAHGTFPIFSAGLNPCGPTKSVAGRVNLPVSAAGATVHPGDLVVGDADGVVVIPREDVERILVLAQKKVDAEAARIAAIRKGDTRPGWLEKELRAAGMLAEGEAL
- a CDS encoding IclR family transcriptional regulator; the protein is MGNDGVAAVEKALALLDCFKPGAEALTLAALAQASGMHKTTVYRLMNSLERMSYVIRSESGAYSLGPRLLYLGKLYEQSFHLSSVVEPVLHALAAATRESASYYVIDHGRRLCLFRAEPSEGLRETRLPGTSLPLDDTAISHVLRYWGLGEALYDEAPALPLFTSGARDQHTAAFATPVFGSGDKFMAALTLSGAASRLEAARTSSDVVALQLQAASDLSRKLGASAALCERIYGR